From the genome of Alicyclobacillus sp. SO9:
CGCGGGCTAATGTTGAAGTCTGAACTTGGTGCGGGCGAGGGAATGCTCTTCCCGGGGACCAATGCGATTCACTGCTTTTTTATGAGAATCCCCATCGATTTGGTGTTCATGGATAGCGAAGGCGTCGTGGTAAGAGTGATTGAATCTATCAAACCATGGCGGATCGCTCCCATAGTCAAAAATGCCGTGCAGGTTTTAGAATGTAAAAGCGGCACTGTGCGTTCTTTCAATATTAAGAAAGGAAACCAGTTAGTTGTTTCAACTGCTGACCAGCCTTTTTAACGAACCGCTTGAACGAACCGCTTTAATGAACCTTTCCTTGCAAACCGAAGTCTGTTTTGGAAAGGATGCTCGAATACAGACGGCAGGCCATGTTGCAATGACTCCAATTGTCACTGCAACATGGCCTCTTATCGTGAAGGACAGGCACAAATTTTGTCTTATCTCTATAGGGATACGACTATACGAACTGTCACGAACGGCAACGTCACAAACTTAATGGGAATCAAGGACTTGAATATAAGGCTAAATCTTAGGGGTCTGTTCCTGGTTCCGGGATAGTAGACGACACAGAGGTAATTGCGGTCGAACTGGCGTGTGTATAACTAGAGAAGTGAGATGCCATCGAGGCACCAGCGGCAAACACAAACGCGGCAAGAAAGCCTATCAACAAAATACGTTTCATCAGTTATCACCTCAGTGTGAAATAAGATATTGCAGTCTGTTTCCGCAAACAGCAAACACATTGATTTCAACAAAATTCTGATAACTGGCAACCTGGCAGTCCTGACCGACAAGCGGCTTTAGACCCATGGTTTTGCGCCCTCCGATTTCCCGAAGTTTGCCCGTCACGACGTTTTTGCAATTCTATTATGTGGTGCTGTTTCTATTATATACATGACCGGAAATAGATGTCAAATAGAGTTGGTATTGCAGGGATCATGCCGTAGTTTGTTGAATTTTGTTGCGAAGACGTTCAGGAGATGTCGAAAAAGGCATTGTAAAGTCAGAGGCAGAAACAAGAATCTATTCTAGAGATAGAAACAGGAATCTATGTGGAATATTATTGACCGGTGAGTTGTAAACAACATAGATAGACCATTGCGCTTGAGAGTTGAGGGAGATTAAGGGATGCACCAAAAACCAGACACAGCACGAATTGTTGATTTATTGGAAGAGGAACGAAAGCGCCTCGCAAGGGATATTCATGATGGACCGGCCCAAAGTCTGACAAATGTCACAATGAGGCTCAAGGTTGTGAAGCGCCTGCTTGAGAGTGAGCGACAGACCGATGCAAAAGCAGAGCTTGACAGGTTG
Proteins encoded in this window:
- a CDS encoding DUF192 domain-containing protein, with the translated sequence MLDSVQVANSHWLKFRGLMLKSELGAGEGMLFPGTNAIHCFFMRIPIDLVFMDSEGVVVRVIESIKPWRIAPIVKNAVQVLECKSGTVRSFNIKKGNQLVVSTADQPF